The Fundulus heteroclitus isolate FHET01 unplaced genomic scaffold, MU-UCD_Fhet_4.1 scaffold_445, whole genome shotgun sequence genome contains the following window.
attcaAGTAAAAACATCACCcttcatttaaaacaacagaTCATCATTATTTGAGCGCATTTTAAAGCTCACCCTTTGAGAAGGGAAAAGTCGGGAACCTGTGGTGCGGGGCGCAGTTGCGGTCGATTTTCAGTGTGACACACGAGTTGCAATCTTTATTTGTTTCCCCCCCTTGGTTCGATTGGAAGTCATGGCTGGTCCTGACCTGATAAGAACCGTCCTGTACACCATCAATAACCTTTTGCAGCAGGAGAAGTACAAAGCCGCCCTGGCCGTGGTGAAAGGATTCAGGAACGGAGCCGTGTGAGTGAAACACAAACGGGGAGCTAGCTTAGCGTCGCTTCTTAAAACACTCCTCTCAATCCGGCCATCAGCTGCAGGACCCCTGCGTCCAGTCATCCGTCCCGTCCCCACTGCACCGCTAACCGCGACAAACCACACCGCGTTTGCAGGCTGTTTAACTGTCAGGCTGTTGCTTTGTTGTTTTCACCGACTAAATCCTGTTTTGTTGTAGATATGGAGCAAAGATCAGAGCGCCGCATGCCCTGGTTATGACGTTTCTGTTCAGAAGCGGCAGGTCAGTAACTACATTAATGTGAGCATTTCCCTTAATATTCCCTTGTTTGTGCACCTGTTGTGTGAACcgatgctttttttctttctctccatcctCTACTGTAGTTTGAAAGATAAACTTCGGGCCATTTTGAAAGCCACATACACGCACTCCAGGAACCTCGCCTGCTTTGTGTTCACTTACAAAGGACTGCAAGCCTTGCAGCAGAAGATCCAAGGAAAGAGTCTACAGTCCCACTCCTTCCTCGCTGCCTGTGTCGGAGGGTGGCTGGTGTTCGGAGACAACAACAATATTAACAGCCAGGTAGAGGACGAGGCGCTGCAAGATTATATACGTCAGATACAACAAATGCTTCATGCAAGTTCATTAagtttttctgttgtgttctgGGTTAATAAACCTTGAAATAACAGAAAAGATAAACGTATATtagggatgcacgatatatcGGCATTAACATCGGCATCAGCATATgttagtctcttttttttttagcgtttTGGTACCGACAGGTGAAAGCGGGCCAGTATTAATAACCACTCCCTCTAGTTGTCCTTTGTGCCTGTGTTtcaggggaggggaggggggctgcAGGCCATGCGGGGTTTCTTTGGtcatgtgacagtgatgcatcGCAGCCAGGATTGTGGTTTTTAAACGAAGCAGGGATGCAAAGTCAGCAGTGTGGTCATTTTTTACTGTGACGAAAGAAGACTTGACAAGCCGATACCGGCCCAGATTTCCCTACCGGTGCATCCCTACTAAAGATTGTTGTTTCAACTTTAGACTAAGTCAAGAAAAAGATATTTAAAGCACGCCTTcattagagggaaaaaaatctctTGTTATCAACAATCACCAATACTCCCAACAAAAAAAGTGACTAATTCTGATGATTCTAATCGTAAAGCTTTGAGATGTGACCGCTAGTGCTTCTCCCTCCGCCTCCTACATACTTCTTGTCAATGCCGGCGTTCCGCAGGGATGTGTCCTGAGCCCCATGGTATGCACCCAGTTCCAACACCACTGTAAATGATCCCTACAGAGAAAAGATGAGAGGCTGGTTATTATCTTCTAGTGACGACTAGTCAGGCCGTTTAATGTCAGCAGGACCAGGGAGCGCATTGTGTGCTTCAGGAAGCTGCAGGGTGAA
Protein-coding sequences here:
- the pxmp4 gene encoding peroxisomal membrane protein 4; its protein translation is MAGPDLIRTVLYTINNLLQQEKYKAALAVVKGFRNGAVYGAKIRAPHALVMTFLFRSGSLKDKLRAILKATYTHSRNLACFVFTYKGLQALQQKIQGKSLQSHSFLAACVGGWLVFGDNNNINSQINMYLLSRILFALSRLAVEKGFVPAPKQDPFPLFATLVWGIVLWLFEYYPHTLQPSLQSSMNYLYHDSNVWHDISDFLVYNKPRTAGSQK